The Pseudophaeobacter arcticus DSM 23566 genome includes a region encoding these proteins:
- a CDS encoding S24 family peptidase — MRHYWVSLPELSRVKFPILNLQLFGYISPMLNESEKFLEGLRNVMEARNLKDAPLSEAAGLHQSFVRDLKRGKAASPKLSSAVRLAQALGMTVEDVMAWAEGQPSNTLTISIAGKVGAGAKVPVFDAYEKGDGPQVECPPGLSPHGIVAVEVEGDSMEPVYSDGDLLFYTRNGHDAVPSDDVGHRCVCEDEDGMGWVKQIKPGDEPGLFHLISLNPGASNIWNIRLKWAARVRLHWPADLAQKT; from the coding sequence ATGCGGCATTATTGGGTAAGTTTACCCGAATTATCAAGGGTAAAGTTCCCAATATTAAATCTTCAACTCTTTGGGTATATTTCCCCAATGTTGAATGAGAGTGAAAAATTCCTCGAAGGCCTCCGGAACGTCATGGAGGCTCGCAATCTGAAGGACGCGCCGCTCTCGGAAGCTGCCGGACTACATCAGTCCTTTGTACGGGATCTTAAGCGAGGCAAGGCAGCATCACCAAAGCTGTCCTCTGCCGTCCGCCTGGCCCAAGCTCTCGGGATGACCGTCGAAGACGTCATGGCCTGGGCCGAGGGGCAACCAAGTAACACCCTCACCATCTCAATCGCCGGCAAAGTCGGCGCAGGCGCAAAAGTGCCCGTGTTTGACGCCTATGAGAAAGGCGACGGCCCTCAGGTGGAATGCCCGCCCGGCCTTTCCCCTCATGGCATTGTTGCGGTCGAGGTCGAAGGCGACAGCATGGAGCCCGTTTATTCTGACGGCGATCTATTGTTCTACACCCGCAACGGGCATGACGCCGTGCCCTCTGACGACGTCGGGCATCGCTGTGTCTGTGAAGATGAAGACGGCATGGGCTGGGTCAAGCAGATAAAACCAGGCGACGAGCCAGGGCTCTTTCATTTGATCTCGTTAAATCCCGGAGCCAGCAACATTTGGAACATCCGGCTCAAATGGGCTGCTCGCGTGCGGCTGCACTGGCCCGCCGACTTGGCGCAGAAAACCTGA